A stretch of Anoplolepis gracilipes chromosome 12, ASM4749672v1, whole genome shotgun sequence DNA encodes these proteins:
- the LOC140671629 gene encoding uncharacterized protein, which produces MSLNIPRSQYRKKKDHVSINKENVEVQKNNNLIKDKNSCKSNKGLSVNYLSYNPIIQVQKSFLNETKFKIHYDDEEHFRSRSRVRKDTLNKTVLCRARSSSNCRNSVSSDKKAKINNKCQRSQSENRKTSSQDALCAGTVSQHAHIQKTRHLSAEVKKRTFTSIEMWKNKMRKPYTGTVPKNLAAKYPNVDKVHTKIKLRKSAEHVKGLPKKSSNLQSEIDPTIKQNKNIKESIFSVIKHLPNEIVPILQDNNLLNTRVDINTSTNNIAENDEQNDYLNIGFEVSSTTSITPLDGLLLPAITPAKVRYLKRDVTHYGNKLLNKKEDFENIHPYGYDYLEEVPRMERKRENNTPKLSFHFLKQNVNADQRRIVVGYLIRLGVHLQYSSNIIYQTVKLFDIAIDRILVDTDNIQLMALACLWITLKREIVSHKIPSATTIVEMAKDLYIGQEKDLLMYERKIILAVDFNLRFADPFSLIFYYILNVIRDNIYNVNSNNILHIYFCGSYLLDISMLDENLCDKPVYVLAMAAAELSFCSIYSDNIGTADTWCKFWSQKYSLKEWEETAMSFTKQTIIRQALANTFGSNIVYKKYLHSKRGKVSNFLLDKLKKSLCKNN; this is translated from the exons ATGTCCTTAAATATTCCCCGGTCACAATATCGCAAGAAAAAAGACCATGTgtctataaataaagaaaatgtggaagtacaaaaaaataacaatcttATCAAAGATAAGAACAGCTGTAAAAGCAACAAAGGATTGTCAGTAAATTATTTGTCCTATAATCCTATAATCCAAGTGCAAAAATCTTTTCTAAAtgaaactaaatttaaaattcattacgATGATGAAGAACATTTCAGATCACGCTCACGCGTGCGAAAAGACACATTGAATAAGACCGTTTTATGCAG agcACGTTCTTCAAGCAATTGCCGAAACAGTGTTTCTTCAGATAAGAAAgctaaaataaacaataaatgtcaaag ATCTCAGtctgaaaatagaaaaacttcGTCGCAAGATGCACTATGTGCCGGAACAGTATCACAACATGCGCATATTCAAAAAACTAGACATCTTTCAGCCGAGGTTAAAAAGCGAACATTTACAAGTATTGAGATGTGGAAAAACAAGATGAGAAAGCCATATA CTGGTACCGTGCCTAAAAACTTGGCAGCCAAATATCCAAATGTAGATAAAGTCCATACTAAAATTAAGTTAAGGAAGAGTGCTGAACATGTCAAAGGTCTGCCTAAAAAATCATCAAATCTTCAATCTGAGATAGATCCAACGattaagcaaaataaaaatatcaaggaATCGATATTTTCTGTAATCAAGCATTTACCAAATGAAATTGTGCCCATTTtgcaagataataatttattaaatacacgAGTTGATATTAATACAAG caCAAACAATATTGCTGAAAATGATGAgcaaaatgattatttaaacattggATTTGAAGTTAGTTCTACAACCTCCATAACACCTCTAGATGGCCTTTTGCTCCCAGCTATAACTCCAGCAAAG gtACGTTACTTAAAACGTGACGTGACCCATTATggtaacaaattattaaataaaaaagaagactttgaaaatattcatcCGTACGGGTATGATTATTTGGAAGAAGTGCCACGTATGGAACGTAAAAGGGAGAACAATACTCCCAAATTgtcttttcattttctaaaGCAAAATGTAAACGCAGATCAAAGAAGAATCGTTGTAGGATATTTGATTCGTCTTGGA GTACATCTTCAGTACtcgtcaaatattatttatcaaactgTCAAGTTATTTGACATTGCTATTGATAGAATTTTGGTAGACACGGATAATATACAGTTAATGGCTTTAGCGTGCCTCTGGATAACTCTTAAGCGAGAAATAGTTAGTCATAAAATACCAtcg gCGACTACGATAGTGGAAATGGCGAAGGATTTATATATAGGCCAggagaaagatttattaatgtacGAGAGGAAGATTATTTTAGCTGTTGATTTCAACTTAAGATTTGCTGATCCTTTCTCAttgattttctattatatattgaatgtaatacgagataacatatataatgttaactCAAACAACATCTTACACATCTACTTCTGCGGCAGttatttg CTCGATATATCTATGTTAGATGAAAATTTATGTGATAAGCCAGTATATGTTCTGGCCATGGCTGCAGCTGAATTATCCTTTTGTTCTATATATTCTGATAATATTGGTACGGCGGATACATGGTGTAAATTTTGGagtcaaaaatattctctcaaGGA atggGAAGAGACGGCGATGAGTTTTACAAAACAGACTATAATACGGCAAGCTTTAGCAAATACATTTGGTtcgaatattgtatataaaaaatatttgcatagtAAACGCGGAAAAGTTTCCAACTTTCTTCtcgataaattgaaaaaaagcttgtgcaaaaataattaa
- the LOC140671904 gene encoding cilia- and flagella-associated protein 43, with protein MSLSITETKWVKFGKSHDFVFVGKETIATASGIYVNFLDLNTRERRIERFDNKERGDGASCLAGHPTVSMFSVVERKFNPKISIFMYPTLQRISTCILPDKVNGYLSCSFAGTEYLVSLTNFPDFQLIVWHWKTGKHVAALNTRIDDLVQEICCSPNSPHLISQLGIDGTLSIYQVLTCSKIVSIHHVDVPLPKHRIVSLSWTPEGNLFVSDEFGNVWLMAIDANKLYSVVKSKTLESPKNRPIVITHRTGVIIVNSDNEITFYRKSLADWNVSWQFVWSISTFHSIKVGRQYCFKDGILLHSKSGEIFEINTQYDNVPHIEVICTDEIEYKALFSISQRADHVAAIDQLDRLCIFEVSTGKLIARLSLKHHGEVVRAESHPTLPILAACSVAGNCILIDITLLPKIINCFHLYGDFLDRIKFSHHGELLGIGNSQTGKIFIIGKQFEQQPVNVLGLIEIDGYIADFLIYKRNNNRFEILVLATTNSSMASIGGNKVIVYTCEVSNKFYTRAVCAINLSRPYRMLYHGTNKPLNILGIPSLSKQLHQMEIQNDFQDVILMEVLSSMHQMRNIGIYVTDSRVLTYGYDGLIVVRDNMELRKVIAIFMPHHRSEGGIKCAISSRFGETIVSLGRNGDLVASRVRLSETRTNLTESKTVSVHLSIEDFTSGTNKLYGLAGETWLDNIIATKLKAERDEALPLRASIIADLEKIKNQIRELLDINESKSMDARLPISAFDLDREFRQRKIEEARLEREEVRRKLEEECAQRDQIASYIREIFWDSLRVKPCALKSIGDDTIVHNYPLVASTRKMNDFKVWDKLSSDADEFLYSYEVYNKSVDEEDDSRQDFAEFDSDKESSTNNYDEIKIHEMAKKWCTLVDEDERLCISGITTHKWIDDESIASTHQLLFSGENNLKTIFKKDTIIENRERKLKIYFNNLFEEMRHAKERELKYAKERIDRLRYCASELKTMFGIDSVLEPIDTPTWNIEEIPDYIVTVKDNEIFEKQSRQEESEIATIDQERKDEKKNGRNSDFYERALEKMMDGVLESKWEDEVKKEIPVPECLITKDPSKYTDEDVTVIASYKSKMQALKEEREKYKATLQAEIIETKEALQRDITEFNDKLKDLELKKMQIECAILQERLMRIRTIQRHRTEIDGRQNIVRFTDDELAPVTREARKLAEECNSLEVVVTELKSRYDNLNKTEKRQEAKFRSEFADLKQPMVDHLFRHYKKRPRIGRLITTSVTYLTEVARCVAASEKSNILPRECLDFLRGMDVLDTMPRNLPSQININHWQTMCKLRRAKVEVETKVRCCAVEMAEAEQTLSFYQKAMQSADNIVACKKICLENREKSFTELSDEMEIQLVLKMGQIEIPLQGCPSDYENGVLVTREELLRVNDCINETGKCKLAAMHKSMHLRKVVSQQEWQHARAKMILDDLQQELKDVQQFKITRNVLEFLTRDPCSVNLEQDYEKIKTNLQIFRKKFRELLTLEQTRLEETKRLMAKWKKKNDKMSKKIKSKSSGVEEFRKLLNDPCRKKDEESRRMRLAAIARRTGLIIKAENNYEQLLTLHAHLEVLKLRTYPTLQFKTA; from the exons ATGAGTCTCTCGATAACTGAAACAAA ATGGGTGAAGTTTGGGAAATCTCATGACTTTGTTTTCGTTGGAAAGGAAACCATCGCAACGGCTTCCGGCATTTATGTGAACTTTTTGGATCTGAATACGAGAGAAAGGCGAATCGAGCGTTTCGATAACAAGGAAAGAGGTGATGGCGCATCGTGTTTGGCTGGACATCcg ACAGTTTCCATGTTTTCCGTAgtcgaaagaaaatttaatcccaaaatatcgatatttatgtaCCCAACGCTACAAAGAATTTCTACATGCATTCTACCGGATAAAGTCAATGGTTATTTATCTTGTTCTTTCGCTGGTACAGAATATCTCGTAAGCCTGACAAACTTTCCTGATTTTCAACTGATTGTGTGGCACTGGAAAACCGGTAAGCACGTGGCTGCGCTTAACACGAGGATTGACGATCTCGTTCAAGAAATttg CTGTTCGCCAAATTCTCCGCATTTGATATCGCAACTCGGAATCGACGGCACGCTCTCAATCTATCAAGTACTCACGTGCTCGAAAATCGTGAGTATACATCACGTGGACGTGCCACTTCCAAAACACAGAATTGTGTCCTTGTCTTGGACGCCGGAAGGAAACCTATTTGTCTCGGACGAGTTCGGCAACGTATGGCTTATGGCGATTGATGCGAACAAGCTGTATTCGGTGGTAAAATCGAAGACGCTCGAATCACCAAAGAACAGACCGATCGTCATCACTCATAGGACTGGCGTAATAATTGTGAATAGTGATAATGAAATTACA tTTTATAGGAAATCATTGGCGGACTGGAACGTGTCGTGGCAATTCGTATGGTCGATTTCGACTTTCCATTCTATTAAAGTAGGAAGGCAATATTGTTTCAAAGATGGGATTTTGTTGCATTCGAAAAGTGGAgagatttttgaaattaatacgCAGTACGACAACGTTCCTCACATAGAAGTTATTTGTACGGACGAGATAGAATACAAagcattattttctatatctcAGCGCGCAGATCACGTCGCGGCGATAGATCAGTTAGATCGTCTTTGCATTTTCGAGGTATCGACCGGCAAACTGATAGCGAGATTATCTCTGAAACATCACGGTGAag TTGTTCGTGCAGAATCACATCCTACTTTACCAATACTCGCAGCGTGTAGTGTTGCTGGCAATTGTATTTTGATTGATATTACATTGTTacctaaaattattaactgcTTTCATCTTTATGGAGATTTCTTGGACAGAATAAAATTCTCCCATCATGGTGAACTTTTAGGAATTGGCAATTCCCAAACgggcaaaatatttattattggcaAACAATTTGAACAACAGCCTGTGAATGTTCTTGGACTTATAGAAATTGATGGATat ATTGCTGactttctaatatataagagGAATAATAATCGCTTTGAAATCTTAGTTCTTGCAACGACTAATTCTTCCATGGCTTCGATCGGCGGTAACAAAGTGATTGTGTACACTTGCGAAGTCTCAAACAAATTCTACACACGTGCCGTATGtgctataaatttatctagaCCTTACAGGATGCTTTATCACGGGACGAATAAGCCTCTGAATATATTAGGTATACCCTCCTTATCTAAACAGTTACATCAAATGGAGATACAG aacGATTTTCAAGATGTCATCCTTATGGAAGTACTATCCTCGATGCATCAAATGAGGAATATCGGAATATACGTGACCGATTCTCGAGTCTTAACATATGGATACGATGGCTTAATCGTCGTCAGAGATAACATGGAACTTCGTAAAGTGATTGCGATTTTTATGCCACACCATCGCAGCGAAGGGGGTATAAAGTGCGCAATTTCTTCGCGCTTTGGGGAAACGATTGTTTCTCTCGGTAGAAACGGAGATCTCGTTGCCAGTCGAGTTCG TTTATCGGAAACAAGAACAAACTTGACGGAAAGCAAAACTGTGAGTGTACATTTATCGATTGAAGACTTCACTTCCGGTACAAACAAACTGTACGGTTTAGCAGGAGAAACTTGGTTAGACAACATAATCGCAACTAAACTGAAAGCCGAACGCGATGAAGCTCTACCTCTACGAGCATCCATCATAGCCGATTtggagaaaataaagaatcaG ATACGCGAGCTTCTAGATATAAATGAAAGCAAATCAATGGATGCTCGATTGCCAATTTCGGCTTTCGATTTAGATCGCGAATTTCGGCAGCGAAAAATAGAAGAGGCACGACTTGAGAGAGAGGAAGTACGTCGGAAACTTGAAGAAGAATGCGCTCAACGAGATCAGATAGCGTCGTATATTCGCGAAATATTTTGGGATTCGCTGCGAGTAAAACCATGTGCTCTTAAATCTATCGGCGATGATACGATAGTTCATAATTATCCTCTCGTCGCATCGACTCGGAAAATGAATGATTTTAAAGTATGGGATAAACTTTCTTCAGATGCCGATGAGTTTTTGTAtag TTATGAGGTGTATAATAAGTCAGTAGATGAAGAAGATGATTCAAGACAAGATTTCGCAGAATTTGATTCCGATAAAGAATCCTCAACAAATAACTATgacgaaattaaaatacacgAGATGGCTAAAAAGTGGTGTACACTAGTGGATGAAGATGAAAGATTATGTATATCGGGTATCACGACGCATAAATGGATTGATGATGAAAGTATAGCTTCAACGCATCAGCTGTTATTTTCTGgtgaaaataatcttaaaactatttttaaaaaagacacTATTATCGAAAATCGAGAACGCAAACTGAAG atatattttaataatcttttcgaGGAAATGAGACATGCCAAAGAACGTGAACTAAAATATGCAAAGGAACGCATTGATAGGCTTCGATATTGTGCTTCCGAATTGAAGACAATGTTCGGAATAGATTCCGTTTTGGAACCAATTGATACACCGACTTGGAATATTGAAGAGATACCCGATTACATAGTCACTGTAAAAGATAACGAGATATTTGAAAAGCAGTCACGACAAGAAGAGTCTGAAATTGCAACAATTGATCAGGAACGAaaagatgaaaagaaaaacggAAGAAACAGTGATTTTTATGAGAGAGCTCTTGAAAAGATGATGGATGGTGTATTGGAATCTAA atggGAAGACGAAGTTAAAAAGGAAATACCTGTGCCTGAATGTCTAATCACAAAGGATCCTTCAAAATATACCGATGAAGATGTTACAGTTATCGCGTCATACAAATCCAAAATGCAAGCGCTGAAAGAagaacgagaaaaatataaagcgaCACTGCAAGCCGAGATCATCGAGACAAAAG AAGCCTTACAAAGAGATATCACGGAATTCAACGACAAGTTAAAGGATCTTGAGTTGAAGAAGATGCAAATTGAATGCGCGATCCTGCAAGAGAGATTGATGAGGATACGCACAATCCAGAGACACCGTACTGAGATTGACGGCAGGCAAAACATTGTCCGTTTCACTGACGATGAACTGGCACCGGTGACACGAGAGGCACGTAAACTCGCCGAGGAATGTAACTCACTCGAGGTAGTCGTGACAGAGTTAAAGTCTCGCTACGACAATCTCAACAAGACGGAGAAACGTCAGGAGGCAAAGTTCCGCAGCGAATTCGCGGACTTGAAGCAGCCGATGGTGGACCACTTGTTCAGACATTACAAGAAGCGACCCAGGATAGGTCGTCTCATCACCACGTCCGTCACGTATTTGACAGAGGTGGCGAGATGTGTTGCGGCCAGCGAGAAGTCGAACATTTTACCGCGCGAATGTCTGGACTTCCTCAGAGGCATGGATGTCCTGGATACGATGCCTAGAAACTTGCCGTCGCAGATTAATATCAATCATTGGCAAACTATGTGCAAGCTGAGAAGAGCGAAGGTCGAGGTGGAAACGAAA gtGAGATGCTGTGCGGTAGAGATGGCCGAGGCGGAACAAACGCTGTCATTTTATCAGAAGGCGATGCAATCAGCTGACAATATCGTTGCGTGCAAAAAGATCTGTCTGGAGAACAGAGAGAAATCCTTTACAGAACTTTCTGATGAAATGGAGATCCAACTCGTCCTGAAAATGGGTCAGATTGAGATCCCGTTGCAAGGTTGTCCGTCCGATTACGAAAACGGCGTTCTCGTGACGCGCGAAGAGCTCTTACGTGTCAATGATTGTATCAACGAAACCGGAAAATGTAAATTGGCGGCGATGCATAAATCCATGCATTTGCGAAAGGTCGTGTCGCAACAAGAATGGCAACATGCACGCGCGAAGATGATACTGGATGATTTGCAGCAGGAACTGAAAGATGTTCAACAGTTCAAG ATTACGAGGAACGTACTTGAATTCTTGACCCGTGATCCCTGCAGTGTAAATCTAGAACAAGATTACGAAAAGATCAAAAccaatttgcaaatatttcgaaaa AAATTTCGCGAGTTGTTAACACTGGAACAAACACGTCTGGAAGAAACAAAGCGGTTAATGGCTAagtggaagaaaaagaatgacAAGATGTCGAAGAAGATCAAATCCAAGTCGTCGGGCGTTGAAGAGTTTCGCAAGCTGCTTAATGATCCGTGTCGCAAAAAGGACGAAGAATCTCGTAGGATGAGACTTGCTGCGATCGCAAGACGTACCGGGCTTATCATAAAAGCGGAGAACAATTATGAACAGCTGCTTACCTTACACGCTCATCTAGAAGTCTTAAAGTTGCGAACGTATCCGACCTTGCAGTTTAAAACCGCATAA
- the LOC140671628 gene encoding transferrin 1 gives MLHRFTVLAIFAMAAVSASNSPRVFTMCIPEIYVKECAKMMEDSASKGFPISCISGRDRYDCIERVGKKEADIVAVDPEDMYLAAKNKLAENAGYSVVEQVRTKEEPDAIYRYEAVAVIHKDLDINNVQGLSGLKSCHTGVGRNVGYKIPITKLTAMGVLTDVNNPEYSARENELRALSTLFDKGCLVGRWSPDPAINQRLKETYSNMCALCEKPDICDYPDKYSGYEGALRCLAHNGGQVAWTKVIYVKRFFGLPVGVTPAVLTPENPADFRYFCPDGSKVPIDAHTKPCTWAARPWQGYMTNGDDTNNAGDIQRELTQLSQLGENEKANWWKDLLLLNEKTLAVAASPVSPEEHLKNAKYMDVIERNSGAPERDARWCVWSQNALDKCRALARAAFSRDARPRLDCILEKDEIACLKAVRDNGADITVIDGGSVKLAIDNYNAKPIVAEAYGQGSTQLNEIPAVAVVKSGSSINGLGDLRGKKSCHSGYVGDFAGHSAPAHTLKEKGLINESEEMDTFFSESCAPGAPINSKSCQLCVGNVKSGDDRVQEATKCRPTNVEHYNGGKGALRCLKDGKGDVAFLPLTALQQLDSEKDDTGKREDYALLCPNGGQAPINEWQRCNLGLEPPRIIVSSAGKGPNTLEELKHGILAASTLYSKQPDLLRLFGAWDDKRNILFKDNVKELISTDNTWDKWDTWASTQQDYGNH, from the exons ATGCTGCACAGATTCACGGTGCTCGCGATCTTCGCGATGGCGGCTGTATCCGCATCGAATTCGCCACGAGTGT TTACGATGTGCATCCCGGAGATTTATGTAAAGGAATGCGCGAAAATGATGGAAGACTCGGCTAGCAAAGGCTTTCCAATATCATGCATTTCCGGACGCGATCGATACGACTGCATCGAGAGGGTTGGCAAGAAGGAAGCGGACATTGTCGCGGTAGATCCTGAGGATATGTATCTCGCAGCGAAGAATAAATTAGCTGAAAACGCCGGATATAGCGTCGTCGAACAG GTCAGGACAAAGGAGGAACCCGACGCGATATATCGTTACGAGGCGGTAGCTGTAATACATAAAGATCTGGACATTAACAACGTTCAAGGACTGAGCGGTCTTAAGTCTTGTCATACAGGCGTGGGCCGTAATGTCGGTTACAAGATTCCCATCACGAAGCTCACCGCTATGGGTGTGCTGACCGATGTCAACAATCCGGAATATTCCGCCCGCGAGAATGAGCTTCGCGCTTTGAGCACGCTCTTCGACAAAGGCTGCCTGGTGGGCAGGTGGTCGCCCGATCCCGCGATCAATCAGAGACTCA aGGAGACATACAGCAACATGTGCGCTCTTTGCGAGAAACCAGACATATGCGATTACCCAGATAAATATTCCGGATATGAGGGCGCATTACGCTGTCTAGCTCACAACGGCGGCCAGGTCGCATGGACGAAGGTCATCTACGTGAAGCGCTTCTTTGGCTTGCCCGTCGGGGTCACTCCAGCGGTACTGACACCCGAAAATCCGGCCGACTTCCGATACTTCTGTCCGGACGGTAGCAAAGTGCCCATCGACGCCCACACGAAACCGTGCACGTGGGCCGCCCGACCATGGCAGGGATACATGACCAACGGGGATGACACCAACAATGCGGGAGATATTCAGAGA GAACTAACGCAACTAAGTCAACTTGGCGAGAACGAGAAGGCAAATTGGTGGAAGGATCTTCTGCTGCTCAATGAAAAGACATTGGCTGTCGCCGCATCGCCAGTATCGCCGGAAGAGCATCTGAAAAACGCAAAATATATGGACGTGATCGAGAGAAATTCCGGAGCACCAGAAAGGGACGCTCGTTGGTGCGTTTGGAGCCAAAATGCGTTGGACAAGTGTCGCGCTCTCGCCAGAGCCGCGTTCTCCAG AGATGCCAGACCTAGATTAGACTGCATACTGGAGAAGGATGAGATTGCTTGCTTGAAGGCCGTCAGAGATAATGGAGCAGATATAACTGTGATTGATGGCGGATCCGTGAAACTCGCAATCGACAATTATAACGCAAAACCGATCGTCGCTGAAGCTTATGGCCAGGGATCAACACAACTCAATGAGATACCGGCAGTCGCTGTTGTCAAGAGTGGCTCTTCCATAAACGGATTAG GCGATCTCAGAGGCAAGAAGTCTTGTCACAGTGGTTACGTGGGTGACTTCGCTGGTCACTCTGCACCGGCTCACACTCTCAAAGAAAAGGGACTTATTAATGAATCGGAAGAAATGGATACCTTCTTCTCCGAGTCTTGCGCACCTGGCGCACCTATCAATTCTAAGTCTTGTCAATTGTGCGTTGGCAATGTCAAATCTGGTGACGATCGAGTGCAAGAAGCCACGAAATGCAGACCGACGAATGTTGAACATTATAATGGCGGAAAAGGAGCACTCAG ATGTTTGAAAGATGGCAAAGGAGACGTTGCGTTCCTACCTTTGACGGCTTTGCAACAGCTCg atagtGAGAAGGATGATACAGGCAAACGCGAAGATTACGCCTTGCTTTGTCCGAATGGTGGTCAAGCTCCTATCAATGAATGGCAGCGTTGTAACTTAGGATTAGAGCCACCAAGGATAATTGTCAGCTCGGCCGGAAAAGGTCCAAATACCTTGGAAGAGTTGAAACATGGCATTTTGGCCGCGAGCACCTTATATTCGAAGCAACCGGATTTATTGCGTCTTTTCGGTGCCTGGGATGACAAGCGTAATATATTGTTCAAG gACAATGTGAAAGAATTGATATCCACCGATAACACATGGGACAAGTGGGATACTTGGGCAAGTACTCAACAGGATTACGGCAATCATTAA